The Nocardia arthritidis genome has a window encoding:
- a CDS encoding sialidase family protein: MTLTPGANIQVTYDSNPNNDRSESALAVNPNDANNMVGSSKRFTDPATYAFALSTYNTFDGGLSWTESMPTVQSDWAGTSDPAVAFDRSGNTYLLALPFGPGANAPLIGIAVYRSTDSGRTWGAPQLIHQSSGDDKQELTSDTYPNSPFYGNVYGAWDDGTPTQAALRFARTTDLGQTWRGAGSDAVGTSLADDSFSPSLTVAPDGTLYIVWTNQFELKFVMSTDGGETFSDPAVIASGITSLDAAGLNAPDGFPELPGGTFRVDTIPAAVAGPGGSLVAAWADYRENVSRIYCRRSGDGGRTWDGSPSGDPLLTGAAVSDPTLHDFHPQLAVTPAGAIGCAFYEFGRMPTTPLINVVMVASHDGGKTFIDRVTVTDHPWDPAVDAPLSHGSPTTTFIGDYFGLAASSLGYFPFWTDTRTGIQEIFTARVTVS, translated from the coding sequence ATGACACTCACCCCTGGCGCCAATATCCAGGTCACCTACGACAGCAATCCGAATAACGATCGGAGCGAGTCCGCACTCGCGGTCAACCCGAACGATGCCAACAATATGGTGGGGTCCTCGAAGCGATTCACCGATCCCGCGACGTATGCGTTCGCCCTGTCCACCTACAACACCTTCGACGGCGGCTTGTCGTGGACGGAGTCGATGCCGACCGTGCAGTCGGATTGGGCCGGTACCTCCGATCCCGCCGTCGCCTTCGACCGGAGCGGAAATACGTATCTCCTCGCGCTGCCGTTCGGCCCCGGCGCGAATGCGCCGCTCATCGGCATCGCCGTCTACCGCTCGACCGACAGCGGACGCACCTGGGGCGCACCACAACTCATCCACCAGAGCAGCGGCGACGACAAACAGGAACTCACCTCCGACACCTATCCGAACAGTCCCTTCTACGGCAATGTCTATGGGGCCTGGGACGACGGCACACCGACACAGGCGGCACTGCGTTTCGCCCGCACGACCGACCTGGGCCAGACCTGGCGTGGCGCCGGGAGCGACGCCGTCGGCACCAGTTTGGCCGACGACTCCTTCTCGCCGTCCCTCACGGTCGCACCTGACGGCACCCTCTACATCGTCTGGACGAACCAATTCGAGCTGAAGTTCGTCATGTCCACCGATGGCGGTGAAACGTTCTCCGATCCCGCGGTGATCGCCAGCGGCATAACGTCTTTGGATGCCGCTGGGCTGAACGCACCGGACGGCTTCCCGGAACTGCCCGGTGGGACCTTCCGAGTGGATACGATCCCGGCCGCGGTCGCCGGACCCGGCGGGAGCCTCGTCGCGGCCTGGGCCGACTATCGGGAGAATGTCTCCCGGATCTACTGCCGTCGCTCGGGCGACGGCGGCCGGACCTGGGACGGCTCGCCGTCCGGCGATCCGCTGCTCACGGGAGCAGCCGTCTCCGATCCCACCCTGCACGACTTCCATCCACAGCTCGCCGTCACACCGGCGGGGGCGATCGGTTGCGCCTTCTACGAATTCGGGCGGATGCCGACCACGCCCCTGATCAATGTCGTCATGGTCGCCTCCCACGACGGTGGAAAGACGTTCATCGATCGCGTCACCGTGACCGATCACCCCTGGGACCCCGCGGTCGACGCCCCGCTCTCGCACGGAAGCCCGACCACCACTTTCATCGGGGACTACTTCGGCCTGGCCGCCAGCTCACTCGGCTACTTCCCGTTCTGGACCGACACCCGCACCGGCATCCAGGAGATCTTCACCGCGCGCGTCACCGTCAGCTGA
- a CDS encoding deazaflavin-dependent nitroreductase translates to MASGEKESVTGLPGWLKYLNRVIIFLQRRGIAFFTFHLLTVPGRKSGKMITTPVSPITVGGKQYILSVGATGWVKNARVSGWGVLARGKREQHVKLVEIATEERRSIVREFPVQVPRGVDFFLRTGVVAAPGDPASFEAAADRIAVFRADPA, encoded by the coding sequence ATGGCAAGTGGTGAAAAGGAATCCGTCACCGGTCTACCGGGATGGCTGAAATACCTCAACCGGGTGATCATCTTTTTGCAGCGGCGGGGAATCGCCTTCTTCACGTTCCATCTGCTCACGGTGCCGGGACGGAAGTCGGGGAAGATGATCACCACCCCCGTATCGCCGATCACCGTGGGCGGCAAGCAGTACATCCTGTCGGTCGGCGCTACCGGGTGGGTCAAGAATGCCCGCGTGTCGGGATGGGGTGTGCTCGCGCGCGGGAAGCGAGAACAGCACGTGAAGCTGGTCGAGATCGCGACCGAGGAGCGGCGGTCGATCGTGCGGGAGTTCCCGGTGCAGGTGCCGCGTGGCGTCGACTTCTTCCTCCGGACCGGAGTCGTTGCCGCACCTGGCGACCCGGCTTCCTTCGAGGCCGCGGCAGACCGGATCGCGGTCTTCCGCGCGGACCCCGCCTGA
- a CDS encoding DoxX family protein, translating to MVGSRIQQYCAALQKFLYPDKLGPGRFDKIGIPAPTFFADFDGVVEIACGALIVAGLLTRLAAVPLLIDIGLAIALTKLRELRPGGFQGVQGFWGTAHDARTDFAMLLGLIFLLWVGPGR from the coding sequence GTGGTGGGCAGTCGGATACAACAGTATTGCGCTGCCCTGCAGAAGTTCCTGTATCCGGACAAGTTGGGGCCGGGCCGGTTCGACAAGATCGGTATTCCGGCCCCGACGTTCTTCGCGGACTTCGACGGTGTAGTCGAAATCGCTTGTGGCGCATTGATAGTGGCCGGGCTGCTGACTCGGCTGGCGGCGGTACCGTTGCTGATCGATATCGGGCTGGCGATCGCGCTGACCAAACTGCGTGAGTTGCGGCCCGGTGGTTTCCAAGGGGTACAGGGCTTCTGGGGCACGGCGCACGACGCGCGGACCGATTTCGCGATGCTGCTCGGCTTGATCTTTCTGCTGTGGGTAGGACCCGGCCGCTGA
- a CDS encoding PLAT/LH2 domain-containing protein, whose translation MKVITKTGDVQGAGTDANIKAKLHSAATESDWFALDNSGDDFERGDVEGYNIKFGFLGGDPVSIEIQSDDSGVGSAWYLERVWVVDLDDYENKRWTGVPGDHWFRAESTSDSVIDSLNQTIKLDPYKGALPKRQEWVGVIGGVGYTRERDV comes from the coding sequence ATGAAAGTCATCACTAAGACCGGAGACGTCCAGGGTGCGGGGACGGACGCCAATATCAAGGCGAAATTGCATAGCGCTGCGACGGAGTCGGATTGGTTCGCTTTGGACAATTCCGGTGACGATTTCGAGCGGGGGGACGTCGAAGGCTACAACATAAAATTCGGGTTCCTCGGTGGTGATCCCGTATCGATCGAGATCCAAAGCGATGACAGCGGGGTCGGCAGCGCGTGGTATCTGGAACGGGTATGGGTGGTGGACCTCGATGACTACGAGAATAAGAGGTGGACCGGAGTGCCGGGCGACCACTGGTTCAGGGCGGAGTCGACCAGTGACAGTGTGATCGATTCCCTGAACCAGACGATCAAGCTCGACCCGTACAAAGGCGCCCTCCCGAAGAGGCAGGAGTGGGTCGGCGTGATCGGAGGCGTGGGCTACACCCGGGAGCGGGACGTCTGA
- a CDS encoding sigma-70 family RNA polymerase sigma factor: MGADREQQILRYLPLVRREAGRYRVWRMQRDDLLQAGLVGLLVASDRYDPARGVPFGAYAQHWVRKEIQRTIAEQEFPSVIPPDLTGRAVALRQVLADRFGNVSVTAAVLGMSPAVALGLYRQLAATDPSADDVDAAAAAIPGTVFPQPEDSAVTHSLLELIAAVLARLEERQAAALILRFGLDGGPERSWREIGRLLGISDHTAKKLVERAQTALRNAYE, translated from the coding sequence GTGGGCGCTGATCGTGAGCAGCAGATCCTGCGATACCTGCCGCTGGTGCGGCGGGAAGCGGGACGCTATCGGGTCTGGCGGATGCAACGCGACGATCTGCTGCAGGCCGGGCTGGTGGGGCTGCTCGTGGCGTCGGATCGCTACGACCCGGCCCGAGGAGTGCCGTTCGGCGCCTACGCCCAACATTGGGTGCGCAAGGAGATTCAGCGGACGATCGCCGAACAAGAGTTCCCCTCGGTGATCCCGCCGGACCTGACCGGGCGGGCGGTGGCGTTACGGCAGGTGCTCGCCGACCGCTTCGGGAACGTGTCGGTGACGGCGGCCGTGCTGGGCATGTCCCCAGCGGTGGCGTTGGGCCTGTACCGACAGCTCGCCGCCACCGACCCGAGCGCAGACGATGTCGATGCCGCGGCGGCGGCCATTCCGGGCACGGTGTTCCCGCAGCCGGAGGACAGCGCTGTGACGCATTCACTGCTGGAGTTGATCGCTGCGGTGCTGGCCAGGCTGGAGGAACGACAGGCGGCAGCGCTGATACTTCGGTTCGGTCTCGATGGCGGTCCCGAACGTTCGTGGCGTGAGATCGGCCGGCTGCTCGGCATTTCCGATCACACCGCTAAAAAACTCGTCGAACGAGCCCAAACCGCACTGCGCAACGCCTATGAATAG
- a CDS encoding ATP-binding protein, protein MSATRRPAADPAVKPIEITPELKSLMRRLKLGQLLDTLPERLALARSNRLPHHDFLEMLFADEVARRDRQSEQRRAKTAHLDPQMHLAAWDDSTAVTFDRELWAELTSMRFLADAYNVLIMGPVGVGKTFLANALGHIAVRRHHTVHTERADKLFKRLRGARLDSSYEDEMRKLHRVDLLIIDDLALHRLEAPETNDFYELIVERHRKASTVITSNREPPEILTMMADPLLAQSAMDRLQSAAYELVVEGESYRQRQKPRRGKPADPAHSD, encoded by the coding sequence ATGAGCGCCACTCGCCGTCCCGCCGCCGACCCGGCGGTCAAACCGATCGAGATCACCCCGGAGCTGAAGTCGCTGATGCGCAGGCTCAAGCTCGGCCAGCTCCTGGACACCCTCCCCGAGCGGTTGGCGTTGGCACGGTCGAATCGGCTGCCGCACCACGATTTCCTGGAAATGCTGTTCGCCGACGAGGTCGCCCGCCGCGACCGGCAATCCGAGCAACGCCGCGCCAAGACCGCCCACCTGGACCCGCAGATGCACCTGGCGGCATGGGACGACTCGACCGCGGTCACCTTCGACCGCGAACTCTGGGCCGAACTCACCTCGATGAGGTTCCTCGCCGACGCCTACAACGTATTGATCATGGGGCCGGTCGGGGTCGGAAAGACGTTCCTGGCCAACGCATTAGGACACATCGCGGTCCGCCGCCACCACACTGTTCACACCGAACGCGCCGACAAACTGTTCAAACGACTGCGCGGAGCACGCCTCGACAGCAGCTACGAAGACGAGATGCGCAAACTGCACCGCGTCGACTTGCTGATCATCGATGACCTGGCCCTGCACCGACTCGAAGCACCCGAGACCAACGACTTCTACGAACTGATCGTCGAGCGCCACCGCAAGGCCTCCACGGTGATCACCAGCAACCGGGAACCTCCGGAGATCCTGACCATGATGGCCGACCCACTGCTGGCGCAATCGGCGATGGACCGGCTCCAGTCCGCGGCCTACGAACTCGTCGTCGAGGGCGAATCCTACCGGCAACGGCAGAAGCCCCGCCGCGGCAAACCAGCCGATCCGGCCCACTCGGATTGA
- a CDS encoding DUF302 domain-containing protein codes for MSEPLSAILRTSFADAVDRTRKALAEQGFGILTEIDVRATMRAKLGAEMDDYLILGACNPPLAHRALQAEPRIGLLLPCNVVVRSTGTDTVTVEAVDPHMMAETVDVPEIGKVADEATARLRTAIATLTT; via the coding sequence ATGTCCGAGCCGTTATCGGCGATATTGCGCACGTCGTTCGCCGATGCGGTGGACCGAACACGGAAGGCGTTGGCGGAGCAGGGTTTCGGCATTCTGACCGAGATCGACGTGCGCGCGACCATGCGAGCCAAGCTTGGCGCCGAGATGGACGATTACCTGATCCTCGGCGCCTGCAATCCGCCCTTGGCCCACCGCGCACTGCAAGCCGAACCGAGGATCGGGTTGCTGCTGCCGTGCAACGTGGTCGTCCGCAGCACCGGCACCGACACCGTGACCGTGGAGGCCGTCGACCCGCACATGATGGCCGAAACCGTCGACGTCCCCGAGATCGGCAAGGTCGCCGACGAGGCCACCGCTCGACTGCGCACCGCGATAGCGACACTCACCACCTGA
- a CDS encoding DUF6531 domain-containing protein: MFGTHSGYAYVGSGVHAATGNFTHTVGDLPTPEGLLSWVRTYNSRDDRVSALGRGWTAAHLARIEPEPDGDVLFHDTDGRILRFVRDPSGGYRRPQDLDADLARNDDGRFTLRYFCGEVWLFDGDGRVLFWLYEGRRVDFERDGERLTALIYSAGRRIDLEYGPEGFLSRVRTDDGRAVTYAYDGPLLISVTAADATQTHFTYTDAGLLATVTDPDRVELLTNDYDQAGRVAHQELAGKGGIAIEYDDQRTRVRTTPAGALTVFDHDTTARVVAVTDPLGNRTIFAYNADGRLVDATLPSGARIERGYDANGDLVSSSWAGVAETWTFDDAHRILSDTDGVSATTHFEYSGASHLPVSVTTQSGARTAYRYSNGLVVASTDPDGDTIRFDYDEHRLLVARIDAEGQRTSYRYDAAGRVIEVTTPRQETTTYAYDDAGRPVSVTDPMGGVTRYTYSSAGRLTETVSPGEATTRNTYDELGRLVATTNAMDGTTTFAYDESGNVSTVRRPDGVEATLQHDSLDRITTMTQPDFGTVSYEYDADGNKAVETTPKGATRTTWNRGNPVEVTGPDGAVVRYAYDGINRITSVTAPDGAVWQTNYDDERRTVTSVDPLGAATTEHLTAAGHRHTVIDALGRRTCYRYDKAGRVSEIIDPEGGRTRFTYDGNGRQLAVTTPAGLVTRHEYENGRRIAEVDPRGWITRYEYDARGNLHRIIQPTGATTTYVHSADNRLLRVIDPRGGITRYEHDAADNILSMTDAKGAVTRFEHDRAGRRTAITDPLGRTTRREYDGSGRLAALIMPSGKAIHFSYDAAGRLTRMAGDDGTEVRYEYDRAGRRVAMTDATGTTRYEYDRAGRLTKVIEPDGGEITTTYDKAGQRTELRYPDGATVRYRYDLNGRLVGLRDCAAGEAVYAVDPDGRLITEQLPGGWERHYGYDGGLLAAFEERRANVRAIRTRLVRDPDGRIIEQHDLDAVLEYSYDSSGELVSIAENHDGDRVRRTEIAYDIVGNRTALVRDGQATRYLYDIADQLIAVESTGRRIRYRYNSAGQLSEESDGDIRHRIHYNGLGRPSELERTRAWAAERIVPVFDGDGLLVRLGLRAGDDDAPETTVQYRWNVGESIPPILTQQVHTAVPQANDLAPLGRSLASARFTYGYGRTFATTCHGSVNFARDAYASAISTEATRPWVHASGYDAFGRPDAVEPDRAPLLAPRIPRFGYRGELVLDSLTDLRARLYDSALGRFTTRDPLTVLGQSALANNPYAYVRNDPLNRVDPEGTWSFGFAGLPILPVLQPSFLDPCNGNPNRDNSIGSHLKCFQNQRLLYTRGVFTQAALNGDNDALKDLATRQPRQIERAGQALAIAQLDWNRIGFWDLHPLIGVIPVDYNVDWEVGAPRGMQYGFRIDIMTEEKHMFEVKKWTGIGTVQDVQNQLNDYQSLLAYWSIMTDFSTELQNWAARFDIGSGIGNKLGFSHKWIYVWGLGNRPGHIYVAAEEDVPDCSYQTAMLREPGQRPGQVV; the protein is encoded by the coding sequence GTGTTCGGCACTCATTCCGGGTATGCCTACGTAGGCAGTGGCGTACACGCCGCAACGGGCAACTTCACTCACACGGTAGGGGATCTGCCCACCCCGGAGGGTTTACTGAGCTGGGTCCGTACCTACAACTCGCGTGATGACAGGGTCAGTGCGCTGGGCCGCGGCTGGACGGCCGCGCATCTGGCTCGGATCGAGCCGGAACCGGACGGCGATGTGCTGTTCCACGACACGGACGGCCGGATCCTGAGGTTCGTCCGGGATCCGTCCGGCGGCTACCGGCGTCCCCAGGATCTGGACGCCGATCTCGCACGCAACGATGACGGTCGCTTCACGCTTCGGTATTTCTGCGGGGAGGTCTGGCTCTTCGACGGCGACGGCCGGGTGTTGTTCTGGTTGTACGAGGGCCGTCGAGTGGATTTCGAGCGCGACGGCGAACGGCTGACCGCCCTGATCTATTCGGCGGGTCGGCGGATCGACCTGGAGTACGGCCCTGAGGGATTCCTCTCCCGGGTGCGCACGGACGACGGTCGCGCGGTGACCTACGCCTACGACGGTCCGCTGCTGATATCGGTGACCGCAGCGGATGCCACGCAGACTCATTTCACCTATACGGACGCGGGGTTGCTGGCCACCGTGACCGATCCGGACCGAGTCGAGCTGTTGACGAACGACTATGACCAGGCCGGTCGCGTGGCACATCAGGAATTGGCCGGAAAGGGCGGCATAGCCATCGAATACGACGATCAGCGAACCCGGGTGCGCACGACGCCCGCTGGTGCGTTGACCGTCTTCGATCACGACACCACCGCGCGGGTCGTCGCCGTGACCGACCCGCTCGGAAACCGAACGATCTTCGCGTACAACGCGGACGGCCGATTGGTGGATGCGACGCTGCCGAGCGGGGCGCGGATCGAGCGCGGCTACGACGCTAACGGCGATCTGGTGTCCAGTTCGTGGGCCGGGGTCGCCGAGACGTGGACGTTCGACGATGCCCACCGCATCCTGAGCGACACCGACGGGGTAAGCGCGACAACACATTTCGAGTATTCGGGCGCAAGCCATCTCCCGGTCTCGGTGACGACCCAGTCGGGCGCGCGGACGGCCTATAGGTATTCGAACGGTCTGGTGGTCGCCAGCACGGATCCCGATGGCGACACGATCCGGTTCGACTACGACGAGCATCGGCTGTTGGTCGCGCGAATCGATGCGGAGGGTCAGCGCACCTCGTACCGCTACGATGCGGCCGGGCGGGTGATCGAGGTGACCACGCCGCGGCAGGAGACCACGACCTACGCCTATGACGACGCGGGCCGACCGGTGTCGGTGACCGATCCGATGGGCGGCGTGACCCGCTACACCTACTCCTCGGCCGGGCGGTTGACCGAAACGGTCTCACCCGGCGAGGCCACTACTCGGAACACCTATGACGAACTGGGCCGACTGGTGGCGACCACGAACGCGATGGATGGCACCACAACGTTCGCCTACGACGAGTCCGGGAATGTCTCGACGGTCCGTCGGCCGGACGGTGTCGAGGCGACGCTCCAACACGATTCGCTGGACCGGATCACCACCATGACCCAGCCCGACTTCGGGACCGTGAGCTACGAGTACGACGCCGACGGCAACAAAGCAGTGGAGACGACCCCGAAAGGCGCCACCCGCACCACCTGGAATCGTGGCAACCCGGTCGAGGTCACCGGCCCGGACGGCGCGGTGGTCCGATACGCCTACGACGGCATCAACCGGATCACCTCGGTGACCGCGCCGGACGGTGCGGTCTGGCAGACGAACTACGACGACGAGCGTCGGACGGTCACGTCGGTCGATCCGCTCGGTGCGGCCACGACGGAACACCTGACCGCCGCGGGTCACCGGCATACCGTGATCGATGCGCTGGGACGGCGCACATGCTACCGCTACGACAAGGCCGGCCGGGTGAGCGAGATCATCGATCCCGAAGGTGGGCGAACCCGGTTCACCTACGACGGCAACGGGCGTCAGCTCGCCGTGACCACACCGGCCGGGCTGGTTACCCGGCACGAGTACGAGAACGGCAGGCGGATCGCCGAGGTCGACCCGCGCGGCTGGATCACCCGCTACGAGTACGACGCGCGCGGCAACCTGCACCGGATCATCCAACCCACCGGTGCGACAACGACTTACGTGCACAGCGCGGATAATCGGCTGCTCCGGGTCATCGACCCGCGCGGTGGCATCACTCGCTACGAGCACGACGCGGCCGACAACATCCTGTCGATGACGGATGCCAAGGGCGCGGTCACGCGGTTCGAGCACGACCGGGCGGGGCGGCGCACCGCGATCACCGATCCGCTGGGCCGCACGACGCGGCGGGAGTACGACGGGTCCGGGCGGCTGGCCGCGTTGATCATGCCCTCCGGGAAGGCAATTCACTTCAGTTACGACGCGGCCGGTCGGCTCACCAGGATGGCCGGCGACGATGGCACCGAGGTGCGCTACGAATACGACCGGGCGGGGCGGCGGGTCGCGATGACCGATGCGACCGGCACCACCCGGTACGAATACGACAGGGCCGGGCGGCTGACCAAGGTGATCGAACCGGATGGCGGGGAAATCACCACGACCTACGACAAAGCCGGACAGCGGACCGAGCTGCGCTATCCCGACGGTGCGACGGTGCGCTACCGGTACGACCTGAACGGGCGGCTGGTCGGTCTGCGTGACTGCGCCGCCGGCGAGGCGGTGTACGCCGTGGATCCGGATGGGCGGCTGATCACCGAGCAATTGCCCGGCGGCTGGGAACGCCATTACGGCTACGACGGCGGATTGCTGGCTGCCTTCGAGGAGCGGCGCGCGAATGTCCGCGCCATCCGGACCCGGTTGGTGCGGGATCCGGACGGGCGGATCATCGAACAGCACGACCTCGACGCGGTGCTGGAGTATTCCTACGACTCTTCCGGTGAACTCGTCTCGATCGCCGAAAACCATGACGGCGACCGGGTTCGGCGGACCGAGATCGCCTATGACATCGTCGGGAACCGCACCGCGCTGGTCCGCGATGGGCAAGCAACCCGCTACCTGTACGACATCGCCGACCAACTGATCGCGGTGGAGTCGACCGGACGGCGGATCCGTTACCGCTACAACTCGGCGGGTCAGCTCAGCGAGGAGTCCGACGGCGATATCCGGCACCGCATCCACTACAACGGCCTCGGCCGGCCCAGCGAGCTCGAGCGCACCCGCGCGTGGGCGGCCGAACGGATCGTTCCGGTGTTCGACGGCGACGGTCTGCTGGTGCGGTTGGGTTTGCGGGCCGGAGACGACGACGCACCGGAAACCACGGTCCAGTATCGGTGGAACGTCGGCGAGTCGATCCCACCGATACTCACCCAGCAGGTGCACACCGCGGTGCCGCAGGCGAATGATCTTGCCCCGCTTGGCCGTTCGCTCGCGTCCGCGCGGTTCACCTACGGCTACGGCCGGACGTTCGCCACTACCTGCCACGGCTCGGTGAACTTCGCGCGGGACGCGTATGCCTCGGCGATCTCGACCGAGGCGACTCGGCCCTGGGTGCATGCGTCCGGCTACGACGCGTTCGGGCGGCCCGATGCGGTCGAGCCCGACCGGGCGCCGTTGCTCGCGCCGCGGATTCCGCGCTTCGGCTATCGCGGTGAGCTCGTGCTCGATTCGCTCACCGACCTGCGTGCCCGGCTCTACGACAGCGCGCTCGGACGGTTCACCACCCGTGACCCGTTGACCGTGCTGGGGCAGAGCGCGCTCGCCAACAACCCGTACGCCTATGTGCGCAACGATCCGCTGAACCGGGTCGATCCGGAAGGCACCTGGTCGTTCGGGTTCGCGGGCCTGCCGATCCTGCCGGTGTTGCAGCCGTCGTTCCTCGATCCGTGCAATGGAAATCCGAACCGGGACAACAGCATCGGCTCGCACCTGAAGTGCTTCCAGAACCAGCGGTTGCTGTACACCCGCGGCGTCTTCACCCAGGCCGCGCTCAACGGCGACAACGACGCGCTGAAGGATCTGGCCACCCGCCAGCCCCGGCAGATCGAGCGGGCAGGCCAGGCACTGGCCATCGCCCAACTCGACTGGAACCGCATCGGATTCTGGGATCTGCACCCGCTCATCGGAGTAATACCGGTCGACTACAACGTGGACTGGGAGGTCGGCGCGCCGCGCGGCATGCAGTACGGCTTCCGCATCGATATCATGACCGAGGAAAAGCACATGTTCGAGGTCAAGAAGTGGACGGGCATCGGCACCGTCCAGGATGTGCAGAACCAGCTCAACGATTATCAGAGCCTGCTGGCGTACTGGTCGATAATGACCGATTTCTCGACGGAACTGCAGAACTGGGCGGCCCGGTTCGACATCGGTAGCGGTATCGGCAACAAGCTCGGGTTCTCACACAAGTGGATCTATGTCTGGGGTCTCGGCAACCGGCCGGGGCACATCTATGTGGCCGCGGAGGAGGACGTACCGGACTGCAGCTACCAGACGGCCATGCTGCGTGAGCCCGGGCAGCGACCGGGACAAGTGGTGTAG
- the istA gene encoding IS21 family transposase, with amino-acid sequence MSYREVSVIEIREMLRLWLQGRGLREVARLSGTDRKTVRRYVERAQSCGVDRDEGVEQLTDELLAAVIAGVRRSRPNGKSDVWETLAGQSEQIKQWLDQGLTLTKIHILLARRGVVVSYRTLNRYATTELGFGKRRTTVRVADCEPGAEVQVDFGRLGLLTDVEGRRRVVKGLIFTAVYSRHMFVFPTYRETLNDVIAGFEAAWVFFDGVFAVAIPDNMKAIVDRANATDPRLNDSFREYAESRGFVVDPARIRSPQDKPRVERCVPYARSNFFAGEQFRDLADCRERAQRWCRETAGMRIHGTTRLRPAEVFTTDEHPKLKPLPDTAFDIPTWVNPKVAPDRHVQICQALYSIPGDLVGQRLSARVDSQTVKLYFRGELIKVHPRVGAGRRQTDPADLPSELTAYAMRDLNTLQRKAFDHGAHVGSYAAAVLEHPLPWTKMRQVYRLLGLVRRHGADAVDDACRRALDAEVVDVGVIDRMLTRATTGQQLTLLPPPAPSRFVRSTTDFAVRRPS; translated from the coding sequence ATGAGCTACCGGGAGGTTTCGGTGATCGAGATCAGGGAGATGCTGCGGCTATGGCTGCAGGGTCGCGGCTTGCGGGAGGTGGCCCGGCTGTCGGGCACTGACCGCAAGACGGTGCGCCGGTATGTCGAGCGAGCGCAGTCGTGTGGCGTGGACCGCGACGAGGGTGTGGAGCAGTTGACCGATGAGCTGCTGGCGGCGGTGATCGCCGGGGTTCGCAGGTCTCGACCGAACGGTAAGAGCGATGTGTGGGAGACACTCGCCGGTCAGTCCGAGCAGATCAAACAATGGCTGGATCAGGGCCTGACCCTGACCAAGATTCATATTCTGCTGGCCCGCCGTGGCGTGGTGGTGTCGTATCGGACGTTGAACCGTTACGCCACAACGGAATTGGGGTTCGGGAAGCGGCGCACGACCGTGCGGGTGGCCGACTGCGAACCCGGTGCGGAAGTGCAGGTCGACTTCGGCCGGCTCGGGTTGCTGACCGACGTCGAGGGCCGTCGCCGGGTGGTGAAGGGTCTGATCTTCACCGCGGTGTATTCGCGGCACATGTTCGTCTTCCCGACCTACCGGGAAACACTCAACGACGTCATCGCCGGATTCGAAGCGGCGTGGGTGTTCTTCGACGGTGTGTTCGCTGTCGCGATCCCGGACAATATGAAAGCCATCGTCGACCGGGCGAACGCGACAGATCCCCGGTTGAACGATTCGTTCCGCGAATATGCCGAGTCTCGTGGGTTCGTGGTTGATCCGGCGCGGATCCGCAGCCCGCAGGACAAGCCCCGCGTCGAACGCTGTGTTCCTTACGCACGGTCGAATTTCTTTGCCGGAGAACAATTCCGAGACCTGGCCGACTGCCGGGAACGCGCGCAGCGGTGGTGCCGGGAGACCGCGGGAATGAGAATACATGGCACCACGCGACTACGTCCGGCCGAAGTGTTCACCACCGACGAGCACCCGAAGCTGAAACCGTTGCCCGACACTGCCTTCGATATTCCGACCTGGGTGAACCCGAAGGTCGCCCCGGACCGGCATGTTCAGATTTGTCAGGCGCTCTACAGCATTCCCGGTGATCTCGTCGGGCAGCGCCTGTCCGCCCGCGTCGACTCGCAGACGGTGAAGCTCTACTTCCGTGGCGAGTTGATCAAGGTCCACCCCCGAGTCGGAGCCGGTCGCCGCCAAACCGATCCGGCCGACCTGCCCAGCGAGCTCACCGCCTATGCGATGCGAGACCTGAATACGTTGCAACGCAAAGCATTCGATCACGGCGCTCATGTCGGTTCCTATGCGGCGGCGGTCCTCGAGCATCCACTGCCCTGGACGAAGATGCGGCAGGTCTACCGGCTGCTCGGGCTGGTGCGCCGCCACGGCGCCGACGCCGTCGACGATGCCTGCCGCCGAGCACTGGACGCCGAGGTCGTCGACGTCGGCGTCATCGACCGCATGCTCACCCGCGCCACCACCGGTCAGCAGCTGACGCTGCTGCCGCCACCGGCTCCGTCCCGGTTCGTCCGTTCCACCACCGATTTCGCGGTCAGGAGGCCGTCATGA